The genomic window TCATTAAATATAATATGAAAAGCAGTGTCGGAAAAAGCCTGTTTTTCGACAGATTGTATCACAGCTGGGGTTCCGCTCCCGTCATTCTGGATCAGACCAAAACGGAAAAAGGTGCAGAATCTATTGAAAAAAGATTAACATATCGTGGATATTGGGATGCTGAAGTGAAATTTAAGCATGATCTGGACTCAGCTGCGAAAAAAGCAGCCGTTACCTATTTCATTACTCACAAAGATCCTACTTATATTAAAGAATATTATTACAATATTACCGATCCTAAGGTTAAAAATATTTATCAGCAAAAACTTCATGAGAGTCTGGTGAGACAAGGGCAAATCCTTGATCAGACAGTCCTTGAAAAAGAAGTGACCAGAATCAATGACCTGATGAGAGACTACGGTTACTATAAGTTTAACAGCCTTGGAGATGAAATTTATTTCGTGGCCGATTCTCTTAAAAGTAGAAAACAGGTTCCTTTAACACTGGAAATCCACAAAGATTCTCTCGATACTCCTTATAAAATGGCAACTATCGGAAATATAGATGTTGCGATTGTGGATGAAATGAATGATTATCCCAAAAATACAACGAAAGACAGCCTTCGCGGAATCAGATTTCATAAAGTGAATAATCAGTATAAGGATCGTGCCATCTGGAGAGCTATTACTGTTGGACCCAAACAGGTTTATGATCAGAAAAAGCTTGATCTTACAAAAAGGAACATATTGTCTATGAACAACTTCAGTATTCTTAAAGCAAGGGATTCTTTAAGACATGGTGGAGGAACTATTCCCAATGACAGTATTGTGGATGTCATGTATATTTTGAAACCGCTTCCGAAATATGAATTAAAAGTGGGAACGGATATTAATTATTCGCAGGTCCTGAACTTAGGGATTTCACCTTCGGTTGATTTGACGACAAGAAATATTTTTGGAGGGGCAGAAAACCTTTCTACCAGTCTTTCAGGGACATTTGGCTCGATCAGAAGTACAAAAGATATCAGCAAAAGGGTTTTAGCGTATGAGTTATCAGCTCAGGCTTCACTTAATTTCCCAAGACTACTGCTGCCATTTGATTATTATAAACTATTACCAAAAAGATACAGCCCTACTTCATCGATTGTTTTAGGAGCTTCAGTTCAGAACAATATCGGTTTGGGAAGGGTGAATTTTAATACAGGTTTAAATTATCTCGCAACCGTAAACGATAAAGTTTCCCACAGGCTTACTATTTTCAATACACAGCTGAGTTTAACTAAAAATAAAGATGCCTATTATGATTACTTCGTCAATGACAATGAGATCAGACAGGAAATTTTTGATAATTATTTTTTAGTTAGACCTAATATTGCTCAACAGTTTAGCTCCGGGCAATTGACTATCGACCAGGTTTCACAGCGAATCACGGAGGATTTGGATTATCAGCAAGGCTTAGATCAAGCGGGTATCGATCGTTATACAGCGTTTATCGGAACGTTGGTAAATAAAGACCGACAGACTCAGGATGTCTTGATTTCTTCATTAATTTATAATTTTGTTTATAATGAAATTGGAAAAAAAGATTATCCAAATGCTTTCTATTTTAACGGGAAAGTAGAATTAGCAGGAAATATTTTCAGCATTTTT from Chryseobacterium wanjuense includes these protein-coding regions:
- the tamL gene encoding translocation and assembly module lipoprotein TamL, producing MSCKHYKNSPQKYYKIISFATFVGFLYACSTTKKVPDGEYLLVKNNFEFEDKKEPFDSELKGYVQQKPNKRQFLFMPLSLWLYNAANPKYDTLLNEYMTYPNELRDQKLRDSLFIKYNMKSSVGKSLFFDRLYHSWGSAPVILDQTKTEKGAESIEKRLTYRGYWDAEVKFKHDLDSAAKKAAVTYFITHKDPTYIKEYYYNITDPKVKNIYQQKLHESLVRQGQILDQTVLEKEVTRINDLMRDYGYYKFNSLGDEIYFVADSLKSRKQVPLTLEIHKDSLDTPYKMATIGNIDVAIVDEMNDYPKNTTKDSLRGIRFHKVNNQYKDRAIWRAITVGPKQVYDQKKLDLTKRNILSMNNFSILKARDSLRHGGGTIPNDSIVDVMYILKPLPKYELKVGTDINYSQVLNLGISPSVDLTTRNIFGGAENLSTSLSGTFGSIRSTKDISKRVLAYELSAQASLNFPRLLLPFDYYKLLPKRYSPTSSIVLGASVQNNIGLGRVNFNTGLNYLATVNDKVSHRLTIFNTQLSLTKNKDAYYDYFVNDNEIRQEIFDNYFLVRPNIAQQFSSGQLTIDQVSQRITEDLDYQQGLDQAGIDRYTAFIGTLVNKDRQTQDVLISSLIYNFVYNEIGKKDYPNAFYFNGKVELAGNIFSIFNQKRNDGGIVTSPERTIFGIPYAQFVKFDFDVRKYFKFSKNTLVLRQFVGVGIPYGNSSNMPVIRSYFNGGSNDIRAWVAFGGLGPADSQVDERVRTYMTDNLKLTTNIEFRVPFNDMYEGALFTDIGNTWSLKNYNDGYGDEFKFNKFLSQVGVGSGFGLRVNVAYITLRLDLAYKMYDPNKPEGDRWRLKYFQPFKPTLNIAFGYPF